A region of the Leucobacter komagatae genome:
CAGCGGGTTCCACAGCGCCTCCCAGGCGATCTTCGGCGGGCTACTCGGCGAACTGCGGGGCGTTGAAGCCGCGCCCGATCTCAGGCTGTCTGACGAGGACGTGGCGCAGGAGGAGTTTCCGCTCCTCACTGCGAGCTACGACCTCGTCATCGCTCACAGACTTGAACACAGCCCGCCCTGGCCCGAAGCAGGGCTTCGGGTGATCCGGCTCGCGCAAGAGCCGCTCGACATCGCACTCCCGGTGGGCCACCCGCTCACGGATAGGGATCACCTCACGCCGTCCGACGTCGCCGGTGAGGCGTGGGTGACGAGCCGGGCTGGCTACTCCCCCGACGACCTGCTCGGCGCCATCGCAGCGGTCGCCGACCGCTCGGTCAAGGTGGTGCACCGCATCAACGACTACGGCTCAGTCGCGTCGATCGTCGCGACGGGCGACGCGATCGGCATGGTTCCGCGCTACACGGTCGGCTCGGCCCTCGCCGGGCTCGTGCTCCGCCCACTCCAGGGCGTGAACGCGACCCGCGCGATCGACCTGCTCACGCGCCCGGAGACGCTGCACCGCCGCTCCGTTCAGGTAACGGTGACGGCGCTCCGCACCGCGATGGATCGCCTGGTCAGCGCGGGCGAAGCGAGGCGCTAGAGCTGACTCGCGGGCACCTCGAAGGTGCCGCACGAGGTCGGCCCCTGCTCATAGCCCACCATGAACCAGCGCTGGCGCTGCTCAGAGGTGCCGTGCGTAAACCGCTCGGGGTCAACGCGCATGCCCGAGGACTGCATGATGTGGTCGTCGCCAACGGCGGCCGCGGCGCTCAGCGCGTCGTTAATCTCAGACTGCGTGACGGGCTTCAGGAACGGCACGCCGCTGTCGTCGGTGACGGTCTGCGCCGCCCCAACCCACGCCCCCGCAAAACAGTCGGCCTGCAGCTCGAGCCGCACCGAGCCCGAGGTCGCGCCCGACTCACGGCCTGCCTGGTTCAGCGAACCAGTGATGTTCGAGATGTGGTGGCCCCACTCGTGCGCGAGCACGTACATCTCGGCCAGCGGCCCGCCCGACGCGCCGTAGTCAGAGCGCAGCGTGTCGAAGAACGCGGTATCGACGTAAATCCGCTCCTCCGGAGGGCAGTAGAACGGCCCGGTCGCTGCCGACGCGGTGCCGCACTGCGACTGGGTCTGGCCGCTGAAGAGGGCGACCGGCTGCGGGCCGCGGTAGTTGCCGACCTGGGTATTCCAGTAGCGGTTGAGCGAATCACTCGTCGCGGTCATGCGGCACTCGACATTCGCGTTCGCGTCGGCGCCCGTCTCGCAGTTCTCGACCGCGACGATCTCTTCGCTCGATGAGGTGCCGCCGCCACCAGAGCTCAGCGCCGGAGCGAAGCTCGTGAGGTCAACGCCGAGAAGCTGTGACCCGAGAAACAGCACGAGCATGAGCCCGATGCCGCCGCCACCGACGGCCAAGCCCGTGCGACGCCCGCCGCCGCTGCGCTTCTGCACCTGACTCGTGTCGATGCGAACGTTCTCGTTGAATGTCATGCTCGAATAGTATCCCGTCAGCGGCGCATCGCCCACTGCAGAGTGTCGAGCCCGAGCGTGCCGAGCGAAAGCGCACGATCGTGGAACGATGCCAGCGTGAACCCGGGCTCACTTTCTGCCTCTGCCCGAAGCTCCAACCATTGGCGCTCCCCCACTTTGTATGAGCTCGCCTGACCTGGCCAGCCGAGGTAGCGGAGCACCTCAAATCGGAGCGCCTCGGGGCGCATCGTCACGTTGCTCGCCATGAAGTCGTAGACTCGCTCCGCTGTCCACACACTGCCGTCGGGGGCATGCTTGCCGAGGTGCAATCCGATGTCGACGACCACCCGGGCGGCCCGCATGCGCTGCGCGTCGAGCATGCCGAGGCGGGCCCCGGGATCCTCAAGAAACCCGAGCTCGGCCATGAGGCGCTCGGCGTAGAGCGCCCACCCCTCGAGGTGCCCCGATGTTCCCGCCCGAGTACGCCGCCAGGCGTTCAGTTCGACTCGTCGGGCGACGGCCCCGCCGAGCTGCAGGTGATGGCCGGGAACTCCCTCGTGGTAGACCGTCGTGAGCTCACGCCAGGTTCGAAACTCTGTCACGCCTGCGGGCACGGTCCACCACATGCTGCCGGGCCGGGCGAAGTCATCGCTCGGGGCCGTGTAGTAGATCCCTCCCTCACTGGTCGGGGCGATACGGCAGTCCAGCCGGCGGAGTTCTCCTGGGATCGCAAAGACCGTCCCGTCAAGCGCCTCAATGGCCTCGTCACTACGCTCCTGCAGCCACCGCTGGAGGGCCTCCTCCCCGTGGATGGTTTTTTGGGGGTCCCGGTCGAGCAGGGCGATCGCCTCCGCGGGCGACGCTCCCGGCGCGATCGCTTCGGCCGTCGACCGCTGCTCGGCGGCAATCCTGTCAATCTCAACGAGCGCCCACTCGTAGGTCTCGTCGGCGTCGATGTCGGTGCCGAGGAAGTCACGGGCGGCAAGTGCGTAGTGGTCGCGACCAACTGCGTCGTCTGCGTTGGCCGTCGGCGCGAGTTGCTCACGCAGGTATCGAGCGAACGAGGCATAGGCGCGGGCCGCGCCACGGGCTCCTTCGCTCACTTCTGCCACCAGCGCGCGGCCTTCCGAGGGCCAGGTCTGGGCCGCGTCGTTGGCGGATTCCCCAAGCCGCGAGAAGTACTCGACAGCAAACCTGTCGGCCTGAGCAGCGACCGCGAGCACCTGCCGCCGCGCGGGTCCATTGCCGCGCGAGGCGCCGAGTTCCAGGGACTGCACATACCCTGACAGCGCCGCGGGAACCGCCGCGAGCCGCCTGGCAATCGCCTCCCAGTCACCCTCCGCTGCTCGCGGCATGAGGTCGAACGCCTGGCGAATCAGTTGTGCGGGTGTTTCAAGCACCGTCAGGTCTCGCAGCGCGAGGCCCGTTTCGACGCGGGCGATACGAACGTCGAGACGATCGCGCAGTTCGCGCACCGTGATGTCGTCTGTGCGGTCCGCAGGGACTGCACGCTCCAGTTTCGAGCGTACGGCGCGAGCGTCGGCAGCGGCCTGGGCCGACCCATCGGGCGAGTAGTCACCAAAGGTCGTCGCCGACTCGACCCGCCCGAGCTTGGTGCCGAGTACCGGGTCAAGCCCGACCTCGGTGTCGAGCCACCGCTCGGCGATAGCGTCGATGGCCGTGGGTTGCCGAGAGCCAGAGATCGCTCCGGTTCGATGCTGAGGGCTCATTGTCCGGTCACCTTTCTGCTACCCCGGTGTGGGGGCCGCTGGGCTGGGAGATTAGTCTGTGGGTGTGAGCAAGGAACGAGATGCCCCGAACGCCGAGGTCGCTGCACTGGGTCGCGAGCTGCGCGACGAGCGCCAGCGACAGGGATTGAGCCTGAACGCGTTGAGCCAGCGCTCCGGCGTCAGCTTCGGGCTGATCAGCCAGCTTGAACGCGGTCTTGGCAACCCTTCCTTCCTCGCGCTGAAGCGGCTGGCCGAAGCGCTCGGGATCCCCATCTCGCGCTTTCTTGAGGGCGGCGCCGACCGCGACGACCTTGTCGTGCGCGCCGACGAGCGCACGATGCTTCCGGTCCTTGAGAGCGAGCCCGAGAGTCAGCTCGTGGTGCGTGAGCTGCTCACGCCCGGCCGACGGTCGTCGCTGCAGGTGATTCGCAGCACGCTGCCGCCAGGCTTCACGAACGAGGGCAAGGCGTTCCGGCATCTGGGGACCGAGTGTGTCGTCGTCGAGTCGGGCACGCTCACCGTCGTGCACGGCGAGCGCCGAGTGGAGCTCGAGCCGGGCGACGCCATGACCTATCCGTGCTCGGTGCCGCACTGGTGGGCGAACACGACCGCGGAGCCGTGCGTTGTGCTCGGGGCTGTGACCCCGTTCGAGCAGTAGCCCTGGCCGGCGAGCCATCACCCAGTCGCCCGCCGTTCATCAAGGGCAAGATCGAGCAACCTTGCGAGTTCGTCGATCGGCCGCACGTGATCGTCCGCGCGCAGATCGATCGCAAGGGGCGCGTCGCGCGGAGCAGGTTCGTGCGTCGCCGCGTCGGCAGCGGCTGGCGCGACCCCAACGAGCAGCGCAGCAGATTGCCTGCCGCGAAGGTCTCCGCCTGCAGCATCACCTGCGGCGAGCGCCGCGAGCACGCGGCGCGAGAAGCCAGCGAGGGCCCGTTCGCTAGCCACGCCGTCATCATCGGGTGCGCCTTCGAACGCCGCCACCATCGCGGCAAGCACCTCAGGGCCGGGCAGGAGATTGCCGAGCACGACGAACCCCTCCCCGACTTCGCTTCCCGCCCACGCAGTGCAGGCATCGCCAGTGTGCGCTGAGACGGCGCCGTCCGCCGTCACGACCGCGGCCTGCCGCCACGCTGCGCCGGAATCCCAGTCGGGGATGCGCGCGATTGCCGTTGCCGGCGACGCCCCCGAGGCGACAGCGTCGAGCAGCAGCCCGCGCAGGGATCGGTTCGTGTAGGCCTGACTTGCTGCGGCCCCGACGCCGACCCGCAGGGCCGGCACGCCCGCGCCGACGGCGAGCGAGCGGCTCACCGTCGCCGCGGCGAGTAGACCCCTCGTTGGGTCGCTCGCCAGGATGGTAAATGTCATGTCGCTGCTTCCTCGGGTTGACGCGAGCCCGTTTTCGATGTTGACTATCGCAATAATGATGATTCCATCATAAAAATGATAATTCCGCCCACTCACGCAGAGGATCAGTGCCGATGAAGTCACGCACACTACTCCCAGGAGTCGCCCTGCTGGGCGCCCTCGTTCTCGCCGGCTGTTCGACCGGCACCGCCGTCGACCTCGATGGCGGCGGCACCGGCGGCGCCTCCGGCGCCGTGCTGACGGCGGCAATCGCTGGCGAGCCGGATCAGCTCGACCCGCACAAGACCACCGCCTACTTCTCATTTGAGGTGCTCGAGAATGTCTTTGACACGCTCGTGCAGCCTGACGAGAACCTCGAAATGCAGCCGGCACTCGCGGAGAGCTGGGACCTGAGCGACGACCAGCTCACTTGGACATTCCATCTGCGCGAGGGCGTGACATTCCACGACGGCTCGCCGTTTACCTCCGCGGACGTCGCATACTCGCTGAACCGGATCATCGACGACGAGCTTGCGAACGCCTGGCGGCTCAGCGCGATCACCGGGATCGAGACGCCAGACGACACGACCGTCGTCATCTCGGTCGCGCAGCCCACCCCGAACCTACTGTCGAGCCTCGGCGGGTTCAAGGGCATGGCGATTGTGCAGCGCGAGAACGTCGAGAGCGGCGACATCACCACCAAGCCAATCGGCACCGGCCCCTTCTCCCTCACGAGCTACACCCAGGGCGACAGCATCAAGCTCGCCGCGAACCCGGACTACTGGGGTGGTGCGCCCAAGGTCAGCGGCGTGAACTTCTCCTTCCTCTCCGAGGGCAACACTGCGATCGCCGCGCTGAAGAGCGGGGAGATCGACTGGACCGACTCGATTCCCGCCCAGCAGATCGAGCAGCTGAGTGGCGACTCCGCCCTCGAGATCGGCGTCGAACCGAGCACTGACTACTGGTACCTCGCGCTGAACGAAGGGCACGAGCCGTACGGTGACGTCCGCGTGCGCCAGGCAATCGCCTACGCCATCGATCGGGAGGCGATCGCCCAGGTCACGAGCTACGGGACCGCGGCGACGAACCAGCTCGCGATCCCCGAGCAGAGCGCCTGGTACACGGAGTTCGACGAGTTCAGCACCAACGTCGACGAGTCCAAGAAGCTGCTCGCTGAGGCAGGAGTCGACGGTTCGACGCTCACGCTCGACCTGCTCGCCTCCTCGGACTACCCTGAGACTGTCACCGCCGCGCAGGTGATCGCCGACAACCTCGCGCCGCTCGGGATCGATGTCTCGATCCGGCAGCCCGATTTCGCCACCTGGCTCGACGAGCAGAACAGCGGCAACTTCGACATGCTCATGATGGCCTGGCTCGGCAACATCGATCCTGACGACTTCTACTACGCGCAGCACCACTCGAAGGGCGCGAGCAATGCGCAGGGGTACAGCAACCCCAAGGTCGACGAGCTGCTCGACGCCGGACGTACCGAGACCGACGTCGACGCCCGCAAGAAGCTCTACGACGAGGCCGCGACCCTCATCGCCCAGGAGGCAAGCTACATCTACCTTTACAACCCCTCGGTCGTGCAGGCCTGGCTGCCCGCCGTTGAGGGGTACGAGGTGCGCAGCGACCGCGCCGTCCGCTTCAAGGATGTGAGCCTCGCCGAATGACGTCCACGCTGACGAGCCGCGTCACCGGCTCGGCAACACTGCGCTTCCTCGGGAAGCGACTCCTTCACACCGTCGTCGTGCTTCTCGGCGTACTTGTGCTGGTGTTCACGCTGATCCACCTGGTGCCGGGCGACCCTGTCCGAATCGCGCTCGGCACCCGGTACACCCAGGAATCGTACGATGCGCTGCGGGCCGCCTCAGGGCTCGACCGGCCGCTCATCGAGCAGTTCTTCGCGTACGTCGGCCACGCGCTCACGGGTGATCTCGGCGTCAGCTTCCGAAACGGCCAGCCTGTCACGGAGATCCTGCTCGAGCGGCTCCCCGCGACACTGTCGCTCGCCGGCGTCGGCATGCTCATTGCGCTGCTCATCTCGATCCCAGCCGGAACGTTCTCGGCGCTGAAGGAGGGCACCGTCGGCGACGGCATCGTCCGAGTGTTCAGCCAGTTCGGCGTCTCGATCCCTGATTTCTGGATGGGCATGCTGCTCATCACGCTGTTCTCGACGATCCTGGGCTGGCTGCCGCCGTCAGGGTACGTCGCGTTCGGCGAGGATCCGGGCGAGTGGCTCCGGCGCGTGTTCACCCCCGCCCTGACCGTCGGCCTCGTCGCCGGCTCGATCATGACGCGCTACGTCCGCGGTGCGGTGCTTGAGGTCGCTGAGGCAGCGTACGTCCGCACGGCACGCTCGAAGGGGCTGCGGCCCGCGGTCGTGACGGGCGTGCACATCGCCCGGAACGCGTTCATTCCGATCCTCACCATCACGGGCATCCAGCTGGCAACGATGCTCGGCGGCGTACTCGTCGTCGAGGTCGTGTTCGCGTGGCCGGGGCTCGGCCGGCTCGTCTACGACTCGGTCGCCTCCCGCGACTACCCGGTCGTGCAAGGGGCGGTGCTGCTCATCGCCATCGCGTTCCTCGTCGTCAACCTCGTTGTCGACGCACTGTATGCCCTCATCGACCCGAGGATTCGACTGTCATGACCGCGCCAGACACCGTCGCACTCGCGACCGCGCCCACACTCGCTGATGGCAGCCGCCCGTCGGCCTTCCGCCTGTTCCTTCGAAGCCCCGTGAGCGTCGTCGGCAGCCTCGTGCTCCTCGTGATGATCGCCGCGGCGCTCGTCGGGCCGGCGCTCGCGCCCTACGGCGTGAACGAGACCGACATCGCCGGCGCGCTCAAAGCGCCGAGCGCCGAGCACTGGTTCGGGACCGATGACCTCGGGCGAGACGTGTTCTCGCGAGTCGTCATCGCCGCGCAGGTATCGCTGCGCGTCGCCGTCATCAGCGTCGCCATCGCGCTCGTGCTGGGGGTGCTCCTCGGCATCGTGTCCGGTTATGCGGGCGGTTGGGCCGACGGCGTGCTCATGCGAATCGTTGACGTGATGTTCGCGTTCCCGATGCTCATCCTCGCGCTCGCGATCGTCGCGGTGCTCGGTCCCGGTGCGAACACCGCGACCATCGCTATCGGCGTCGTCTACGTGCCGATCTTCGCCCGCGTTGCCAGAGCCAGCACGCTCAGCGTGCGCTCGGAACCCTTCGTCCGCGCGTCGCAGACCATGGGGACGGGCGCCGGCAGGATTCTCGTGAAGCACATCCTCCCCAACATTTCGGGCCCGATCATCGTGCAGACCTCGCTCTCCCTTGCGTTCGCGATTTTGTCCGAGGCCGCGCTCTCGTTCCTGGGGCTTGGCGTGCAGCCGCCGCAGCCGTCGTGGGGTCGGATGCTCTTCGAAGCGCAATCGTTTCTGGGTACTGCCTGGTGGCTCGCGGTCTTCCCGGGGCTCGCGATCTTTCTCACCGTGCTGTCCTGCAACCTCGTCGGCGACGGCCTCCGCGACGTCCTCGATCCCAAGCAGCGCAGCGTCATCGAATCAAGGAGCGCTCGCCGATGAGCCACACAGACACCCCCGTTCTCTCCGTGCAGGACCTGCGCGTCACCATCGGAGCAACCGAGCTCGTTCACGGCGTCTCGTTCGACGTCCACGACGGGCAGACCGTCGGCATCGTCGGTGAATCTGGCTCCGGTAAGTCACTGAGCGTGCTCAGCGCGACCCGCCTGCTCGACCTCCCGCACCAGCGGGTGACTGGGCGGTCGCTGCTCCGCGGCGACGATCTCGTGACCGCCCCCAAAGCGAAGCTCAGGCGCGTGCACGGCCCTGAAATCGGGTTCGTCTTCCAAGATCCCAGCACGTCGCTGAACCCGCTCCTCACGCTCGAACGGCAGCTCACGGAGGGGCCCGAGACGCACCTCAGGCTCAGCCACCGTGCCGCACGCACGCGGGCGATCGAGCTGCTGGAGGCCGTCGGTCTTCCCGATCCCGAACGCCGGCTGCAATCCTACCCGCATCAGCTCTCCGGCGGCCAGCGCCAGCGCGTGATGATTGCGATCGCACTCGCCTGCGACCCGTCGCTGCTCATCGCCGATGAGCCGACAACGGCGCTTGACGTCACGACACAGGCGCAGATTATCGACCTCGTCCGAGAGATGCAGCGCGAGCGCGGCATGGCAGTCGTGTGGATCAGCCACGACCTCGGCGTGATCGGGCAGGTCGCGACCGACGTGACCGTGCTGTTCCGCGGCGACGCCGTCGAGCAGCGGCCGGTGCTCGACCTCTTCGACCGGCCCGATCATGACTACACCAAGCGGCTCCTCGCCAGCCGGCCTTCACTGTCGAGTCCGCCGCCCGAGCCCGCGCCCGCCGACGCAGCGCCCGTGCTCGAGGTGTCCGGCCTCAACGTCAGGTTCCCGGTGAAGTCAAAGACTGGCACCACCTGGGTGCACGCGGTGCGCGACGTGAGCTTCACCATTGCCCGCGGGACGACGCTCGGGCTCGTGGGCGAGTCAGGGTCTGGCAAATCGACCATCGCTGGTGCGCTCACCGGCCAGGTGTCGCCCGAGAGCGGTTCGGTCTCCCTGTCGGGCTCCGACGTGCTCGCCGCCCGTGGGGGCGAGCTGCGGGGGATCCGCCGACGGCTAGCAATGGTCTTCCAGGATCCCTTCTCTGCACTGAACCCTCGCACGACAGTTTCCGAGGCGATCTCCGAGCCGCTCATCGTGCACGGCCTACGCGACGGCAAGCGCGCCCGTGCTTCGCGCGTCGCGGAGCTCCTCGAACAGGTCAATCTGCCGACCTCGTTCGCGTCGCGCTACCCGCACGAGATGTCCGGCGGCCAGCGGCAGCGGGTCTGCATTGCGCGCGCGCTCGCCTGCGAGCCTGACGTCTTGATCCTCGATGAGTCGACCGCGTCGCTCGATGTTTCGATCCAGGCCGATGTCATGGCGCTACTCAAGCGGCTCCAGCGCGAGCTCGGGTTGGCCTATCTCTTCATCGCGCACGACCTCGCCGTCGTGCACGAGATGAGCCACGAGGTCATGGTGATGCGCCGTGGTGAGATCGTGGAGGCGGGCCCGAGCGAGGCGCTCTACGGGGCGCCCCGACACGATTACACGCGGTCGCTGCTCGCAGCGATCCCGCCGAACCGGCCTGCGGCTGCGCTGAGTTAGAAGATCGACCAGTCGGTGCGTGCCGTGAGCTCGGCAAGCGCCGCCATGCCCGTCAACGAGTTGCCGGAACCGTCTAGGCCCGGCCCCCAGACACAGATCGAGCACACGTCGGGCACGATCGCGAGGATGCCGCCGCCGACGCCAGACTTCCCGGGCAGGCCAACGCGGTAGGCGAACTCGCCCGCGGCGTCGTAGAACCCCGAGGTGAGCATCACGGCGTTCACGCGGCGGGCCTGGTTTGAACTCAGCAGCCGGGTGCCGTCCGCGCGCACCCCGCGCCGAGCGAGGAACGCGCCGGCAGCCGCGAGATCTTCGCAGGTCATCGCGATCGCGCACTGGTCGACGTAGCGCGCGAGCACAGCCTCGACGTCGTTGGTGAGGTTGCCGAAGCTGCGCAGCAGGTGCGCGATCGACGAGTTTCTGTCGGAGTGGCTGAGCTCGGACGCCGCGGTCAGCGCATCAACCGAGACGTCGGGGTTGCCCGACTCGGCGCGGACGAATTCGAGCACGGGCGACTGCTCTCCAGGCGTCAGACTCAATAGGTGATCGGCGACCACGAGGGCGCCCGCGTTCATGAACGGGTTGCGCGGGATACCGCGTTTGTACTCAAGCTGTGCGAGCGAGTTAAACGCGGCGCCCGACGGCTCGCGGTTCACGCGCTGCCAGATCTCATCGCCGTCCTCGGCCATGACCAGGGCAAGCGAGAACACCTTCGAAATACTCTGGATCGAGAAGTCGACTGCCGCGTCTCCGGCGGCGAACCGCTCGCCGTCCGTCGTCATGACTGCGATGCCAAACTGGTCTGGGTTCACCGCCGCGAGACGCGGGATGTAGTCGGCGACGCTGCCGCCGCCCATGATCGGCCGAACGGCCTCGTACACCTCGTCAAGCACGCCCTGCAGATCACTCGTCATAGTGGGGCTAGTTTATCGAAATTACCCTGCTCAAGCCAGGTTTTCCGCGAAGCGATCCGTCGCCCGCACGAGCGCGTCGACGATGCCCGGCTCGCTCGCGGCATGCCCTGCGTCGGCGACCATATCGATCGAGGCCTCGGGCCACGCGCGGTGCAGATCCCACGCGGTGCGCGCCGGTGTGCAGACGTCGTAGCGCCCCTGCACGATCGCGCCGGGGATGCCGGCGAGCTTGCCTGCGTTCGCGATGAGCTGCCCGTCCTCGAACCACCCTCCATTCGAGAAAAAGTGGTTTTCAATGCGCGCGAACGCGACCGCGCCCGCAACGTCGGCGCGCGCCTCCGCGATGACGTCGGAGTCGGGGATCAGACGCACGGTCGCGTTTTCCCAGACCGTCCAGGCGACCCCGGCAGGCACGTGCACCGCGGGGTCAGGATCGGTGAGCCTGCGGCGGTAGGCCGCGACGAGATCGCCGCGCTCGCTCTCGGGGATCGCCGCGAGGTACTCCTCCCAGAAGTCGGGGAAGAGGTGCGAGGCGCCGTCTTGATAGAACCAGTCGATCTCGCTCCTTCGCAGCGTGAAGATGCCGCGCACGACGAGCTCGGTGACCCGCTCGGGGTGCGTCTGCGCGTATGCAAGCGAGAGCGTCGACCCCCAGGAGCCGCCAAACACGAGCCATCGGTCGATGCCGAGGTGCTCGCGCAGGCGCTCAATGTCGGCAACAAAGTGCCAGGTGGTGATCGCCGACATGTCGGCATCGGGCGCGCTCACGTGCGGCGTCGAGCGCCCGCTGCCGCGCTGCTGGAGTAGCACGATGCGGTAACGCTCGGGGTCGAAGTAGCGGCGATAGTCGGCCGAGAGCACACCACCGGGGCCGCCGTGCAGGAAGATGGCCGGCTTTCCGTCGGGATTTCCGCAGACTTCCCAGTAGACCTCGTGGCCGTCGCCGACCGGGAGCATCCCGTGGTCGTAGGGCTCGATGGGCGGGTACAGCGTGCGCAGTTCAGTCATTCCCCCACTCTAGAACCCCCGGCCCAACTTGTTTGGTACTTGGCCTTGCTAAGTAGCGGTACTTAGTGTTACTTTCTAGCGGTAGTCACTCACGCTAAGTAGAGGAGGTTGAGGTTGGCAAACCAACTCACCGAAATGCTCAAGGGCACCCTAGAAGGGATCGTCCTCGCATTTCTCACCGAAGACCCGGCGTACGGGTACGAGATCACCACGCGCCTGCGCGACGAGGGGTTTGAGGACATCGCCGAGGGCACGGTGTACGCGCTTCTCGTGCGCATCGAGCAGCGGGGGCTCGTCGACGTCGCAAAGGTCCCGTCAGAGAAGGGGCCGCCCCGCAAGGTCTACTCCATCAACGAGGCCGGGCGCACCCAGCTCGCGGAGTTCTGGCAGACGTGGAACTTCCTCGCCGGCCGCATCGAACGGCTCCGCCCCACCGCGTAGCCCGACACCACACGCAAACAGACACACACGTATTCAAGGAGAACATCATGGCCGCAAAGTGGATTGAAATGCTCACCGGTTCACTCGAGCAGAAGAAGCAGTACCGGGAGCACGTGGCTCGCCTCGACGC
Encoded here:
- a CDS encoding LysR family transcriptional regulator, with product MEIYQLEILRELGTLGSVTAVAESLHVTPSAVSQQLSALQRGFRAPLTRRDGRTLVLTEAGHALARAGTGVIEAMAAAAGAVEAFEQEPAGIVTVSGFHSASQAIFGGLLGELRGVEAAPDLRLSDEDVAQEEFPLLTASYDLVIAHRLEHSPPWPEAGLRVIRLAQEPLDIALPVGHPLTDRDHLTPSDVAGEAWVTSRAGYSPDDLLGAIAAVADRSVKVVHRINDYGSVASIVATGDAIGMVPRYTVGSALAGLVLRPLQGVNATRAIDLLTRPETLHRRSVQVTVTALRTAMDRLVSAGEARR
- a CDS encoding DUF1028 domain-containing protein; the protein is MTFTILASDPTRGLLAAATVSRSLAVGAGVPALRVGVGAAASQAYTNRSLRGLLLDAVASGASPATAIARIPDWDSGAAWRQAAVVTADGAVSAHTGDACTAWAGSEVGEGFVVLGNLLPGPEVLAAMVAAFEGAPDDDGVASERALAGFSRRVLAALAAGDAAGGDLRGRQSAALLVGVAPAAADAATHEPAPRDAPLAIDLRADDHVRPIDELARLLDLALDERRATG
- a CDS encoding DUF885 domain-containing protein, which codes for MSPQHRTGAISGSRQPTAIDAIAERWLDTEVGLDPVLGTKLGRVESATTFGDYSPDGSAQAAADARAVRSKLERAVPADRTDDITVRELRDRLDVRIARVETGLALRDLTVLETPAQLIRQAFDLMPRAAEGDWEAIARRLAAVPAALSGYVQSLELGASRGNGPARRQVLAVAAQADRFAVEYFSRLGESANDAAQTWPSEGRALVAEVSEGARGAARAYASFARYLREQLAPTANADDAVGRDHYALAARDFLGTDIDADETYEWALVEIDRIAAEQRSTAEAIAPGASPAEAIALLDRDPQKTIHGEEALQRWLQERSDEAIEALDGTVFAIPGELRRLDCRIAPTSEGGIYYTAPSDDFARPGSMWWTVPAGVTEFRTWRELTTVYHEGVPGHHLQLGGAVARRVELNAWRRTRAGTSGHLEGWALYAERLMAELGFLEDPGARLGMLDAQRMRAARVVVDIGLHLGKHAPDGSVWTAERVYDFMASNVTMRPEALRFEVLRYLGWPGQASSYKVGERQWLELRAEAESEPGFTLASFHDRALSLGTLGLDTLQWAMRR
- a CDS encoding ABC transporter permease, with protein sequence MTAPDTVALATAPTLADGSRPSAFRLFLRSPVSVVGSLVLLVMIAAALVGPALAPYGVNETDIAGALKAPSAEHWFGTDDLGRDVFSRVVIAAQVSLRVAVISVAIALVLGVLLGIVSGYAGGWADGVLMRIVDVMFAFPMLILALAIVAVLGPGANTATIAIGVVYVPIFARVARASTLSVRSEPFVRASQTMGTGAGRILVKHILPNISGPIIVQTSLSLAFAILSEAALSFLGLGVQPPQPSWGRMLFEAQSFLGTAWWLAVFPGLAIFLTVLSCNLVGDGLRDVLDPKQRSVIESRSARR
- a CDS encoding helix-turn-helix domain-containing protein, whose amino-acid sequence is MSKERDAPNAEVAALGRELRDERQRQGLSLNALSQRSGVSFGLISQLERGLGNPSFLALKRLAEALGIPISRFLEGGADRDDLVVRADERTMLPVLESEPESQLVVRELLTPGRRSSLQVIRSTLPPGFTNEGKAFRHLGTECVVVESGTLTVVHGERRVELEPGDAMTYPCSVPHWWANTTAEPCVVLGAVTPFEQ
- a CDS encoding ABC transporter permease — translated: MTSTLTSRVTGSATLRFLGKRLLHTVVVLLGVLVLVFTLIHLVPGDPVRIALGTRYTQESYDALRAASGLDRPLIEQFFAYVGHALTGDLGVSFRNGQPVTEILLERLPATLSLAGVGMLIALLISIPAGTFSALKEGTVGDGIVRVFSQFGVSIPDFWMGMLLITLFSTILGWLPPSGYVAFGEDPGEWLRRVFTPALTVGLVAGSIMTRYVRGAVLEVAEAAYVRTARSKGLRPAVVTGVHIARNAFIPILTITGIQLATMLGGVLVVEVVFAWPGLGRLVYDSVASRDYPVVQGAVLLIAIAFLVVNLVVDALYALIDPRIRLS
- a CDS encoding ABC transporter substrate-binding protein, with the translated sequence MKSRTLLPGVALLGALVLAGCSTGTAVDLDGGGTGGASGAVLTAAIAGEPDQLDPHKTTAYFSFEVLENVFDTLVQPDENLEMQPALAESWDLSDDQLTWTFHLREGVTFHDGSPFTSADVAYSLNRIIDDELANAWRLSAITGIETPDDTTVVISVAQPTPNLLSSLGGFKGMAIVQRENVESGDITTKPIGTGPFSLTSYTQGDSIKLAANPDYWGGAPKVSGVNFSFLSEGNTAIAALKSGEIDWTDSIPAQQIEQLSGDSALEIGVEPSTDYWYLALNEGHEPYGDVRVRQAIAYAIDREAIAQVTSYGTAATNQLAIPEQSAWYTEFDEFSTNVDESKKLLAEAGVDGSTLTLDLLASSDYPETVTAAQVIADNLAPLGIDVSIRQPDFATWLDEQNSGNFDMLMMAWLGNIDPDDFYYAQHHSKGASNAQGYSNPKVDELLDAGRTETDVDARKKLYDEAATLIAQEASYIYLYNPSVVQAWLPAVEGYEVRSDRAVRFKDVSLAE
- the ypfJ gene encoding KPN_02809 family neutral zinc metallopeptidase, with the protein product MTFNENVRIDTSQVQKRSGGGRRTGLAVGGGGIGLMLVLFLGSQLLGVDLTSFAPALSSGGGGTSSSEEIVAVENCETGADANANVECRMTATSDSLNRYWNTQVGNYRGPQPVALFSGQTQSQCGTASAATGPFYCPPEERIYVDTAFFDTLRSDYGASGGPLAEMYVLAHEWGHHISNITGSLNQAGRESGATSGSVRLELQADCFAGAWVGAAQTVTDDSGVPFLKPVTQSEINDALSAAAAVGDDHIMQSSGMRVDPERFTHGTSEQRQRWFMVGYEQGPTSCGTFEVPASQL